The DNA sequence GCCGGCGACTCTGTCTTCGGTAGCATTTATAGGAAGCTCTACAACTTTAAGATTTTCTCCATGCCTTTGCATCAGCTCCCCTATTCCTCTTACAATTGTGGACTTTCCTGTTCCTTTTTCTCCACGGATCAGAACACCCGAAATTGCAGGACATATTAAATTTAAAATTATTGCAAGCTTTATATCTTCCTGTCCTTCAATTTGTACAAATGGAAAAATCTGTTTTTCAGTCATAGAATCTCCGTGATGTTACTCTGGTATGTAAATAAAATATGAGGGAATACTAACATTACAATAGGTGAAAGTCAAGGAGAGGGGGAATTTCTCCTTTGGAACAGATGGACCTAATGGGTGAAAAAAGTTTACCGGATATAGCCTATTTTTTAAATGGGTTGCCAATGCAAAATTATCGCCCTATAGAGTCTGAAAAAGAAATTCATGTTATGAAAATAAGAAAACGGAGAGATTAAATATCGAGATATAGGATAATCAATCGTAGGTTAAAGTTATTTTTTATACTAATTTATTCTTATTAGTTGATAAAAAGTATCAAATTTGGTACAATATATTTAATGAAAATGGATAAAGTAGTTATAGCTAAATTCTTTAAGACCGAAACAGGAAATGAGCCTGTTCGTGATTTTCTAAAAGACTTAGCTCCGGATGATCGAAAAACAATAGGAGCCGATATAATGGCAATAGAAATGGCTTGGCCTATCGGATATCCTGCTGTAAGAAAGCTTGATTCAAATTTATGGGAGGTGCGTTCAAATATTTCGAATAAAGAATCAGCAGAGTGTTTTTTACGATATTAGAAGGAAATATGATACTGCTTTATGCAATTATAAAGAAAAGTCAAAAAACTCCGCAAGAGGATATAGATTTGAGTAAAAAAAGAAGGAATTTAGTACTGGGGAGGCACTATGAATAAGAAATATGTAGGAAGCTCTTTTGAAGATTTTCTTGAAGAAGAAAATATTGAGGTTGAAGTTAGAAATGAAGCTATAAAAAGATTAATTTCATATAATTTGGTAAATGAAATGAATGCTCAAAATATTAACAAAACAGAGATGGCAAAAAAAAATGAATACATCAAGAGCCGCATTAGATAGACTTCTTAATCCTAAAAATGATTCGGTTACCTTGGCTACACTAACAAAAGCAGCAAATGTATTAGGTAAAAAGTTGGTTTTACAATTGCAATAATATAACCGTGTTGGGCAAGACAAAATGGCTGCCCTGTAAGTCAATTATAGATTTTATAAGGTATAACTACATTTAAAAAAACTGCACTGTGTTTTACCCTCAGTGCAGCTTTTTTTTGCTTTTATTTTTTCTTCAACCTTACTTTCGGTTCGCTTGCGATGCCGAATTTGGGGAAGATTCTGTCAATACCGAACAGGGTAAATAACAGAATGGTTATAACCGAGATATGGGCCATAAAGTTGTACTTTATTATCTGTGTCTGACTGAATTGGTAAAGCGGATATACTGTGCCTGCAATGCCTATAAAAAAGCTTAAATAAACATGCCAAGGAATCAGCTGGGAGCCGAAGATGCCGAGGGCTGAGGAGAAGGTTGCGTTTCTCAATTTTAAGGAATAAAGATCCTTTTCATCGCCTTCTACGTTTTCTTCCGTGATGTCTCTGATAATCGGGCCGACTGTAACTATTTGAGCCATCTCGTCAGCGAGGGCTGCGTTTCCTAATAAAGAGATGATGCCGTTCCAGAACATCAGCTGTCTTACGTTTCGAGAAAGTTTTACGGCAAGGTTTGATAGAGGCCTAAAGGCATCCATCTTCGACATGATTCCGCCGAAGGCTGCTACCCACATCATCATTATGATAACCCACGAGCCGGCTCCTACAAAGCCGTTATACACTATGTCAAAAAAGGCAAGAAGGCCTGAAACCGTTCCTGCAAAGCGGCCTAAGATAAAGCATGAAATTATACCTGCTCCAAGGCAAAGAAGGGTAGAGTAGCCTTTTAAGGCAATCCCTATAACCAGAATGAGCGGAATTACCATGTAAACCGGAACTCCGTGCTGTACCTGATGGAGGAGGTCAACTGCGACGGGTTTTTCTTCAGCCAATTTTGCCCAAACTTCTTGTGGAATAGCCTCGATGGCTTTTTGCGGACTTACGGCATCTCCCGGGAGGCTTAAGCCTGCAATTAAAAATAAGGCTCCGGCCAGGACCAAACACATAAGCGACCAAAGTCCCTGATTTCTCATACGGTGGGTAACTTCAACCCTGTGAATGCCTGAGCTTACAACTGTTGTATCCGAAATAAGACCGAGGTTATCGCCGAAACATGAGCCGCCTGCAATGGCAGCAATGCTTAAAACCATGTTTCCGCTTAAAATATGGGTCATCCACAAGAAGATAGGAGCACAGGCGGCAAAGGTTCCCCATGAGGTTCCCGTAGCAACCGACAATACCGAGGAAACCAAAAAGGCTACAAGGGCTACTGTTCTGGCAGAAATGCCGATGTTTAGGCTTAAAGTTATAATCGAGGCTCCGACTCCTGTAGACATAAAGGCATCGGCCATCGCATAGGCAAACATAAGGATAAAAAATACCAGCTGCATTTCCTTAACATTGTCTACGGCAGAGTTTAAAATATCGTTGAATTTGAATTTTTCGGTTATCATAGCGACG is a window from the Treponema denticola genome containing:
- a CDS encoding type II toxin-antitoxin system RelE/ParE family toxin; this encodes MILLYAIIKKSQKTPQEDIDLSKKRRNLVLGRHYE
- a CDS encoding Na+/H+ antiporter NhaC family protein — protein: MRAFFKLSPVLLLAGLMMISNIESFSNALGFKLDILIIAPIAVIYASIVAMITEKFKFNDILNSAVDNVKEMQLVFFILMFAYAMADAFMSTGVGASIITLSLNIGISARTVALVAFLVSSVLSVATGTSWGTFAACAPIFLWMTHILSGNMVLSIAAIAGGSCFGDNLGLISDTTVVSSGIHRVEVTHRMRNQGLWSLMCLVLAGALFLIAGLSLPGDAVSPQKAIEAIPQEVWAKLAEEKPVAVDLLHQVQHGVPVYMVIPLILVIGIALKGYSTLLCLGAGIISCFILGRFAGTVSGLLAFFDIVYNGFVGAGSWVIIMMMWVAAFGGIMSKMDAFRPLSNLAVKLSRNVRQLMFWNGIISLLGNAALADEMAQIVTVGPIIRDITEENVEGDEKDLYSLKLRNATFSSALGIFGSQLIPWHVYLSFFIGIAGTVYPLYQFSQTQIIKYNFMAHISVITILLFTLFGIDRIFPKFGIASEPKVRLKKK
- a CDS encoding type II toxin-antitoxin system RelE/ParE family toxin, whose protein sequence is MDKVVIAKFFKTETGNEPVRDFLKDLAPDDRKTIGADIMAIEMAWPIGYPAVRKLDSNLWEVRSNISNKESAECFLRY